The Impatiens glandulifera chromosome 3, dImpGla2.1, whole genome shotgun sequence genome contains a region encoding:
- the LOC124930304 gene encoding uncharacterized protein LOC124930304 produces the protein MRASLNDDDFVAGQEVVDLLHYCVLVVGDESVDAWNRLQQFFLNKKSARALQFDAQFTNSKLAHFDGVKSYCAQLKTLADNLRNVGDKVSDNRMTLQLLKGLSEEYKPF, from the exons ATGCGAGCGAGTTTGAACGATGATGATTTTGTGGCGGGTCAGGAAGTCGTTGATTTACTACACTACTGTGTTCTAGTCGTTGGAGATGAATCTG TTGATGCTTGGAACAGATTGCAGCAATTTTTTCTTAACAAAAAATCTGCAAGAGCTTTGCAATTTGATGCGCAATTTACAAACTCCAAGCTTGCTCATTTTGATGGTGTTAAGTCTTATTGCGCTCAGCTAAAAACTCTAGCTGATAATTTGAGGAATGTTGGAGATAAAGTCTCTGACAATCGAATGACTCTACAACTTTTGAAAGGCCTCTCGGAGGAATATAAGCCCTTTTGA